A window of Cyanobacteria bacterium GSL.Bin1 genomic DNA:
TTCCCGTACAGTTTAGTCGCTTTTCCCACCGAACCGTTTTTAGCCCCGTTACGAAAGGTGATTCCTCCCATTGGCGGGGTTGATATCACCCCTGTCATTTGGGTCGGAATCTTTACCTTATTGCGAGAGATTCTTTTAGGACAACAGGGGCTGTTGACCTAGTGGCTTGTCAATTTTCAATTGACGGGTAAAAGGTAAGGGAGAAAGGGCAAAGGAAGAACTGAATCGGTTGATCGCCACTCGTC
This region includes:
- a CDS encoding YggT family protein, whose product is MELSTVVNWGLGIFLAVMTVLFIFRIVLTWYPQINLKQFPYSLVAFPTEPFLAPLRKVIPPIGGVDITPVIWVGIFTLLREILLGQQGLLT